A region of Paractinoplanes abujensis DNA encodes the following proteins:
- a CDS encoding tyrosine-type recombinase/integrase, whose protein sequence is MFAEIAQTTNSKGKPQSPSALNHLRTTLRAALNLAVREELIGSNPARHIEIHGYRRPHAQVWTDGRVEHWENTGEHPSVAVWTAKQLAAFLEANAEDSLFAFWWLAALRGLRRGELCGLRWAAVDLDRGLLFVERQRTTAGYTVVEDEPKTAAGRRAVALDKHTVPILRAHRSRQLAHRNKRHGNNQVCVDSGYVFTRKDGDPINPKGRTTRKARTAFPQLRPQSKKCARRDSNP, encoded by the coding sequence GTGTTCGCCGAGATCGCGCAGACCACCAACAGCAAAGGCAAGCCGCAGTCGCCGTCCGCGCTCAACCACCTGCGCACCACCCTGCGCGCGGCACTCAACCTCGCCGTCCGCGAGGAGCTGATCGGCAGCAACCCGGCGCGACACATCGAGATTCACGGGTACCGGCGTCCGCACGCCCAGGTCTGGACAGACGGCCGCGTCGAGCACTGGGAAAACACCGGCGAACACCCATCGGTGGCGGTCTGGACCGCGAAACAGCTCGCCGCCTTCCTGGAAGCCAACGCCGAGGACTCCCTTTTCGCGTTCTGGTGGCTCGCCGCCCTTCGCGGCCTCCGGCGCGGCGAGCTCTGCGGCCTGCGATGGGCGGCCGTCGACCTCGACCGCGGGCTGCTGTTCGTCGAACGCCAACGCACCACCGCCGGCTACACCGTCGTCGAAGACGAACCCAAAACCGCCGCCGGCCGCCGAGCCGTCGCCCTGGACAAGCACACCGTCCCGATCCTGCGGGCGCACCGCAGCCGCCAACTTGCCCACCGCAACAAGCGGCACGGCAACAACCAGGTATGCGTCGACTCCGGCTATGTCTTCACCCGCAAGGACGGCGACCCGATCAACCCAAAAGGCCGGACAACGAGAAAGGCCCGAACCGCGTTTCCGCAGCTCAGGCCTCAATCGAAGAAGTGCGCCCGAAGGGACTCGAACCCCTAA
- a CDS encoding SpoIIE family protein phosphatase, which yields MERERPDSPAGDAAAARAVLDQLPVMVSAFAGPQHRFVVVNAAMRAFIGGRQILGVPIREAFPDVAGQQIFELVDRVWESGKVLTIPEMRIQFDADGSGTVQEFFVDWTGIPNRDDDGTVVGMIALFIDVTARVRERQAAQARATDAERRYAAVRGVVAEMQQALLPTALPVLPSVEIAASYLLADADTAAGGDWFDAFALPDGRLALIVGDVVGHGVAASATMGQLRVVLHERLAATGDLVAALEAVDRLATTVPGARAATVCVVVLDPRDGSLSYCTAGHPPPLVLSADKEARYLPITGAGPLGVGSHFGVAADSIGPAEIVLLYTDGILERPGRDVPGSTVELAGVASDVAADRALRGDPGTTTERLTTQTLELLTRLTGHSDDITLLAAARREPAPPLRLDLPAVPLTITLARSALNDWLHSIGAGEQDRVALEHAVVELVTNVNDHAHDKPADPTHTVTIAADLHDDGQLQLSVADTGRWREPPPDSPSTGGQESGPARGFGLAMTASLVDHLEILPTDSGTTVHVRRNATVPARLLTADQITHGLPTAAPLQTAAMRIVEQPEAPTPRIAIHGPLDATNTEYLGAELDRLTRGGTRELIVDLTEVTHLASAAVADLHRSRPDPGKYPLRLYAPAGSTAHHVLSLVNLPHETTDPHLNTPAPDLGA from the coding sequence ATGGAGCGTGAGAGACCGGACAGTCCGGCCGGGGACGCTGCGGCGGCACGGGCGGTGCTCGATCAGCTGCCGGTGATGGTGTCCGCGTTCGCCGGCCCGCAGCATCGTTTCGTGGTGGTCAACGCCGCGATGCGGGCGTTCATCGGCGGCCGCCAGATCCTCGGCGTGCCGATCCGCGAGGCGTTCCCGGACGTCGCCGGTCAGCAGATCTTCGAGCTGGTCGACCGGGTCTGGGAGTCCGGAAAGGTACTGACCATTCCGGAGATGCGCATCCAGTTCGACGCCGACGGCTCGGGCACGGTGCAGGAGTTCTTCGTCGACTGGACCGGTATCCCGAACCGCGACGACGACGGCACCGTCGTCGGCATGATCGCCCTGTTCATCGACGTCACGGCCCGGGTCCGGGAACGCCAGGCGGCCCAGGCCCGCGCAACCGACGCCGAACGCCGGTACGCGGCCGTGCGGGGCGTGGTCGCCGAGATGCAGCAGGCGTTGCTGCCGACCGCGCTGCCGGTCCTGCCGAGCGTGGAGATCGCGGCCAGCTACCTGCTCGCCGACGCCGACACCGCGGCCGGCGGGGACTGGTTCGACGCGTTCGCTCTGCCGGACGGACGGCTCGCGCTGATCGTCGGTGACGTGGTCGGGCATGGTGTCGCCGCGTCGGCGACGATGGGTCAGCTGCGAGTGGTGCTGCACGAGCGGCTCGCGGCCACCGGTGATCTGGTGGCGGCTCTCGAAGCGGTGGATCGGCTTGCGACAACCGTCCCGGGAGCGCGGGCGGCCACGGTGTGTGTCGTCGTGCTGGACCCACGTGACGGTTCGCTGTCGTACTGCACCGCCGGCCATCCTCCGCCGCTGGTGCTGTCGGCCGATAAAGAGGCCCGCTATCTACCGATCACGGGAGCGGGGCCGCTCGGGGTCGGATCACATTTCGGCGTGGCCGCGGACAGCATCGGCCCGGCCGAGATCGTGCTGCTGTACACCGACGGGATCCTGGAACGACCCGGACGTGACGTGCCCGGCAGCACCGTGGAGCTGGCCGGCGTCGCCTCGGACGTGGCCGCGGACCGGGCCCTGCGCGGCGATCCTGGTACCACGACAGAGCGTCTGACCACCCAAACCCTGGAACTGCTGACCCGGCTGACCGGACACAGCGACGACATCACCCTTCTCGCGGCGGCACGCCGAGAGCCGGCGCCGCCGCTGCGCCTGGACCTGCCGGCCGTGCCGCTGACGATCACGCTGGCGCGGTCCGCCCTCAACGATTGGCTGCATTCGATCGGGGCGGGTGAACAAGACCGGGTGGCCCTGGAGCACGCCGTCGTCGAGCTGGTCACCAATGTCAACGATCACGCTCACGACAAGCCGGCCGATCCAACGCACACCGTCACCATTGCGGCCGACCTGCACGACGACGGCCAACTACAGCTCAGCGTCGCCGACACCGGACGCTGGCGAGAACCACCACCGGACAGCCCCAGCACCGGTGGACAAGAATCCGGCCCCGCCCGCGGGTTCGGTCTGGCCATGACCGCATCCCTGGTCGACCACCTGGAAATCCTTCCCACCGACTCCGGCACCACAGTCCACGTCCGGCGCAACGCCACCGTCCCGGCCCGCCTGCTCACCGCCGACCAGATCACCCACGGACTCCCCACCGCGGCCCCGCTTCAGACGGCCGCGATGCGCATCGTCGAACAACCCGAAGCACCGACTCCTCGGATCGCGATCCACGGCCCCCTCGACGCGACCAACACCGAGTACCTGGGGGCCGAACTTGACCGCCTGACCCGTGGGGGCACCCGGGAACTGATCGTCGACCTGACCGAGGTCACCCACCTGGCCAGCGCCGCCGTCGCCGACCTGCATCGCTCCCGACCCGACCCCGGAAAATACCCGTTACGGCTCTACGCCCCGGCCGGCAGCACCGCCCACCACGTCCTGAGCCTGGTCAACCTGCCCCACGAAACCACCGACCCGCACCTGAACACACCGGCCCCCGACCTCGGCGCCTAA
- a CDS encoding helix-turn-helix transcriptional regulator, with the protein MTSFTEMSNAEAVREVLATHYGVRRVAMPTTGLLLGVGLTDLGPLQLHRATWGMTCTLDSTLTGQFFIGHVRGGTATYSHGHRSVDLAAGDAYLAAVPDQPISWNIDRADLDLIAFDTSLIHQVADTTESTGTRTRAPFRFTGFRPTNPHDNQRWLDTHHYARQIAGTDGTATPPLLLGSLARLLAATALTVFPNTALTDPTIEDRRDAHPDCLRRAIAFIDDNAHRDISPADIAAAAHVTIRTIQLAFRRHLDTTPTAYLRHVRLHHAHHDLRAADSTTTTVSAVAQRWGFGNHSRFTAAYHHTYGTTPSRTLRD; encoded by the coding sequence ATGACGTCGTTCACCGAGATGAGCAACGCGGAAGCCGTCCGCGAAGTGCTGGCGACCCACTACGGTGTCCGCCGGGTCGCCATGCCCACAACCGGCCTGCTGCTCGGCGTCGGCCTCACCGACCTCGGCCCCCTTCAATTGCACCGCGCGACCTGGGGCATGACCTGCACCCTCGACAGCACCCTCACCGGGCAGTTCTTCATCGGCCACGTACGGGGCGGCACCGCCACCTACTCCCACGGCCACCGCTCAGTGGATCTCGCCGCCGGTGACGCCTATCTGGCCGCCGTACCGGACCAGCCGATCTCCTGGAACATCGACCGCGCCGACCTCGACCTGATCGCCTTCGACACCAGCCTGATCCACCAGGTCGCCGACACCACCGAGAGCACCGGCACCCGCACCCGAGCACCGTTCCGGTTCACCGGGTTTCGCCCCACCAACCCGCACGACAACCAACGCTGGCTCGACACCCACCACTACGCCCGGCAGATCGCCGGCACCGACGGCACAGCCACACCGCCGCTGCTGCTGGGCAGCCTCGCCCGTCTCCTGGCCGCCACCGCCCTGACCGTCTTTCCCAACACGGCCCTGACCGATCCGACCATCGAGGACCGGCGCGACGCTCACCCCGACTGCCTACGCCGCGCCATCGCGTTCATCGACGACAACGCCCACCGCGACATCAGCCCGGCCGACATCGCCGCCGCCGCACACGTCACCATCCGCACGATTCAGCTCGCGTTCCGCCGCCACCTCGACACCACCCCCACCGCCTACCTACGCCACGTGCGCCTGCACCACGCCCACCACGACCTGCGGGCGGCCGACTCCACCACGACCACCGTCTCCGCCGTCGCTCAGCGTTGGGGCTTCGGCAACCACAGCCGCTTCACTGCCGCCTACCACCACACCTACGGCACCACCCCATCCCGAACCTTGCGCGACTGA
- a CDS encoding AraC family transcriptional regulator, whose amino-acid sequence MSLTSVPIARAAMQSDDLGEVQDLMSQRYVEHRTRVVGGADAFVFRSASAGAGPLTVDQLTYQACMAIEAQPFESLLVVSVLDGRFDLTAGRQQSHAGRGESLLYLPHVGLDLLMDRMTYQVLQLPLRVVTRIAGRAGVAEPDFRFEAMTAVTPEANRQWLATIAYLTRLLSGPAESGIPALLLDAAIDATATAALSVFPNTTMTAGYTPGPGQVAPAAIRRAVAFIDAHVAEPITLDQIAAAAGLSTRALQAGFRRHYDTTPTGYLQKVRLEHAHRDLQTADPADGATVAGIARRWGFPDHSRFSAAYRTTYGQTPSHTLRS is encoded by the coding sequence GTGTCCCTGACATCTGTGCCGATCGCGCGGGCCGCGATGCAGTCGGACGATCTCGGCGAAGTCCAGGATTTGATGAGTCAGCGTTATGTCGAGCATCGCACCAGGGTGGTCGGGGGCGCGGACGCATTCGTGTTCCGCTCCGCGTCCGCCGGCGCTGGTCCGCTGACCGTCGACCAGCTCACCTACCAAGCGTGCATGGCGATCGAGGCGCAGCCGTTCGAGTCGCTGTTGGTCGTCAGCGTCCTCGACGGCCGGTTCGACCTGACCGCCGGCCGGCAGCAGTCCCACGCCGGCCGGGGTGAGTCGCTGCTCTACCTGCCGCACGTCGGCCTGGACCTGCTGATGGACCGGATGACCTACCAGGTCCTCCAGCTCCCCCTGCGCGTGGTGACCAGAATCGCCGGACGGGCCGGCGTCGCCGAGCCGGACTTCCGATTCGAGGCGATGACCGCGGTGACCCCGGAGGCGAACCGGCAGTGGCTGGCCACCATCGCCTACCTGACCCGGCTGCTGTCCGGCCCGGCCGAATCCGGCATCCCCGCTCTGCTGCTCGACGCCGCGATCGACGCCACCGCCACCGCCGCGCTCAGCGTTTTCCCGAACACCACGATGACCGCCGGCTACACCCCAGGACCAGGCCAGGTCGCCCCAGCGGCCATCCGCCGGGCAGTCGCCTTCATCGACGCCCACGTCGCCGAGCCGATCACCCTCGACCAGATCGCCGCCGCCGCCGGGCTCAGCACCCGCGCCCTGCAAGCCGGATTCCGCCGCCACTACGACACCACCCCCACCGGCTACCTGCAGAAGGTTCGCCTCGAGCACGCCCACCGCGACCTACAGACCGCCGACCCCGCCGACGGAGCCACCGTCGCCGGCATCGCCCGCCGCTGGGGCTTCCCCGACCACAGCCGCTTCAGCGCTGCCTACCGCACCACCTACGGCCAGACACCCAGCCACACCCTGCGCTCGTGA
- a CDS encoding STAS domain-containing protein, giving the protein MRAVGRERRSRGAATDSTGEVSDRDRADPWAGLRIAGAGTSGRAVLHAYGEFDRDNRELILAAAREAVAAGHRRIDLDLTAVTFIDAATVATLLTCRDLIAAAGGGIRIVNAGGIVAHVLTILDVKAALIRPAAAARAETTPATGRVLADPPPVPDSGGVPMAADGALPARCRAGRC; this is encoded by the coding sequence ATGCGTGCCGTCGGTCGGGAACGCCGATCGAGGGGAGCGGCCACGGACAGCACAGGCGAGGTCAGCGACCGGGACCGAGCCGATCCATGGGCAGGCCTCCGCATCGCCGGTGCAGGCACCTCGGGCAGGGCGGTACTGCACGCATACGGCGAGTTCGACCGCGACAACCGCGAGCTCATTCTGGCCGCGGCGCGCGAGGCAGTGGCCGCGGGTCACCGCAGGATCGACCTCGACTTGACCGCTGTCACTTTCATCGATGCCGCAACCGTGGCGACCCTGCTCACCTGCCGAGACCTCATCGCCGCGGCCGGAGGCGGCATCCGGATCGTCAACGCCGGCGGCATCGTCGCGCACGTGCTCACGATCCTGGACGTCAAGGCCGCACTGATCCGTCCCGCGGCTGCCGCACGTGCCGAAACCACGCCTGCCACTGGTCGTGTCCTTGCGGACCCGCCGCCGGTGCCCGACTCCGGCGGCGTGCCGATGGCCGCCGATGGTGCGCTGCCGGCTCGCTGTCGCGCGGGCCGGTGCTGA
- a CDS encoding helix-turn-helix transcriptional regulator: MSRKHIGKVAGREDKRMVTTTAAELTDVDAIEGFLSDAYGSDLRIRSDLDHPLLRFCRADAGAFALDRLDQSAVLDFQVAPMNKVVIARMSSARVQRTCADSDRQYEVGDIFLGSYPDLPYTARLQPGELTNCVIDLAEIAKVAATAPGRLPRPIRFTSLDPISPAAAARWWTTRSYAADLLDNPDAAAAPLVLASVAQLLAAATLAAFPNTALTDPTIEDRHDAHPASLRRAIAFIDDNAHRDISPADIAAAAYVTIRALQLVFRRYLDTTPTAYLRQVRLHHAHHDLRTADSTSGATVSAVGARWGFANHSRFTAEYRAAYGTTPSQTLRR, translated from the coding sequence ATGTCGCGAAAACACATCGGCAAGGTCGCTGGGCGGGAGGACAAGCGCATGGTCACCACGACCGCGGCTGAACTGACCGACGTCGACGCCATCGAGGGGTTCCTGAGCGACGCCTACGGCAGCGACTTGCGCATCCGCAGCGACCTCGACCACCCGCTGCTGCGCTTCTGTCGCGCCGACGCCGGCGCCTTCGCTCTCGACCGTCTGGACCAGTCCGCCGTCCTGGATTTCCAGGTCGCTCCGATGAACAAGGTCGTCATCGCCCGGATGAGCAGCGCCCGCGTGCAGCGGACCTGCGCCGACTCCGACCGGCAGTACGAGGTCGGCGACATCTTCCTCGGCTCCTACCCTGACCTGCCGTATACCGCCCGTCTGCAGCCCGGCGAGTTGACCAACTGCGTCATCGATCTCGCCGAGATCGCCAAGGTCGCGGCCACCGCCCCCGGCCGGCTTCCCCGGCCGATCCGGTTCACCAGCCTCGACCCGATCTCCCCGGCCGCCGCGGCACGCTGGTGGACTACCCGCTCGTACGCCGCAGATTTGCTCGACAATCCCGATGCCGCGGCCGCGCCGCTGGTGCTGGCGAGCGTGGCGCAGCTACTCGCCGCGGCGACGCTGGCGGCGTTCCCGAACACGGCACTAACCGATCCCACCATCGAAGACCGCCATGACGCCCACCCGGCCAGTCTGCGCCGCGCCATCGCGTTCATCGACGACAACGCTCACCGCGACATCAGCCCCGCTGATATCGCCGCCGCTGCCTACGTCACCATCCGCGCCCTGCAACTCGTGTTCCGCCGGTATCTCGACACCACCCCCACCGCCTACCTGCGCCAGGTGCGCCTGCACCACGCCCACCACGATCTGCGCACTGCCGACTCCACCAGCGGCGCGACCGTCAGCGCCGTCGGGGCCCGGTGGGGCTTCGCCAACCACAGCCGTTTCACCGCCGAGTACCGCGCCGCCTACGGCACCACCCCGTCCCAAACCCTTCGCCGATAA
- a CDS encoding STAS domain-containing protein, with amino-acid sequence MVEKSEASIRQLAPDPADTRAVPIMAGGAFDRSSRLQLTAAVRDALAIGTHHVVVDVEHATSIDAATIGALLTCRALALAAGGSLSVVNDNGIVAQVLDLTGTRRSLCPPAPNGPVPAVRPVPKPGPSSTDSARQVTAEVIETSAALLARAGDLVAASRELMNRIVADRDADSARRTSPDGEKARLEGHDHA; translated from the coding sequence ATGGTCGAAAAGAGTGAGGCATCGATCCGGCAGCTCGCACCGGACCCGGCAGACACTCGGGCGGTCCCGATAATGGCCGGCGGCGCGTTCGACCGCAGCAGCCGCCTTCAGCTCACCGCCGCCGTCAGGGATGCTCTGGCCATCGGCACTCACCATGTCGTGGTCGATGTCGAGCACGCCACTTCGATCGACGCCGCCACCATCGGCGCCCTGCTCACCTGCCGCGCGCTTGCCCTCGCCGCCGGTGGCAGCCTGAGCGTCGTCAACGACAACGGGATTGTCGCCCAGGTCCTGGACCTCACCGGTACCCGGCGGTCGTTGTGCCCGCCTGCGCCGAACGGGCCGGTGCCGGCTGTCCGCCCGGTGCCGAAACCGGGGCCCTCGTCTACGGACTCGGCCAGGCAGGTCACGGCCGAGGTGATCGAGACGTCCGCGGCGCTGCTCGCCCGCGCCGGTGATCTTGTCGCCGCATCCCGCGAACTCATGAACCGCATCGTCGCCGACCGTGATGCCGACTCCGCCCGGCGTACGAGCCCGGACGGCGAGAAGGCTCGCCTTGAAGGCCATGACCATGCCTGA
- a CDS encoding GGDEF domain-containing protein, whose product MKFWSPRVLPVTAAVLGVPTLLAPDSTTAGLTYGLAFLLIVVGAWLAVHAEARHRLPRALMAAALTVWLSGDLVYSVLTWRFGELGDVSAADVFWVSGYPLLAAGLISMVRARTTGRLREATLDGLAMATVVGVLFWQFLIQPEITDEAASAAMIIGAFYPFGDVLLFVAGALLVLAPGNRRGPTGYLLTALTITFLGDVVITVLSAVLSDFDTGRLDFLLLLANSLFAAALWHRDTDRPEKGRTGVERVHSARLVFLGIALITLPVLSQLHVHDNAHGHAVPWIASILLTTIIFARFVLVVRDQEHAKAALAHRVAHDDLTGLVNRQELHARLTAALGRGDGPVVHFLDLNGFKAINDRYGHSAGDFVLTEVAQRLNRQAHPNDIVARLGGDEFVVVTEDTADAGKVSERIRDAVRAEIVFHGHRLEVDASIGVASAADLNHPNSDLLLATADEAMYRVKRHRRNSTAEARGHDSAPVRLTV is encoded by the coding sequence ATGAAGTTCTGGTCCCCGCGCGTGTTGCCGGTGACGGCGGCCGTCCTGGGGGTGCCGACGCTGCTGGCGCCGGATTCGACCACGGCAGGCCTGACGTACGGCCTCGCATTCCTCCTCATCGTGGTGGGTGCGTGGCTGGCGGTCCACGCGGAGGCGCGTCACCGCCTGCCACGGGCGCTCATGGCGGCGGCACTCACCGTGTGGCTCTCCGGCGACCTCGTGTACTCGGTGCTGACCTGGCGGTTCGGCGAGTTGGGTGACGTCTCGGCCGCCGACGTGTTCTGGGTCTCGGGGTATCCGCTGCTGGCGGCCGGCCTGATAAGCATGGTGCGGGCGCGCACCACCGGCCGGCTGCGCGAGGCGACGCTCGACGGGCTGGCCATGGCGACGGTGGTCGGGGTGCTGTTCTGGCAGTTTCTGATTCAGCCGGAGATCACCGATGAAGCCGCGTCAGCGGCCATGATCATCGGTGCCTTCTACCCGTTCGGGGACGTGCTGCTGTTCGTTGCGGGCGCTCTGCTGGTGCTCGCGCCGGGCAACCGGCGTGGCCCGACCGGCTATCTGCTGACCGCCCTGACCATCACGTTCCTCGGTGACGTGGTGATCACCGTATTGTCCGCGGTGCTGTCGGACTTCGACACCGGCCGGCTGGACTTCCTCCTGCTGCTGGCGAACAGCCTGTTCGCCGCGGCGCTCTGGCACCGGGACACCGACCGGCCGGAGAAGGGGCGTACCGGCGTCGAACGGGTGCACTCGGCCCGCCTGGTGTTCCTCGGCATCGCGCTGATCACCCTGCCGGTGCTGAGCCAGCTGCACGTCCACGACAACGCCCACGGCCATGCCGTCCCGTGGATCGCGTCGATCCTGCTCACCACGATCATCTTCGCGCGGTTCGTCCTGGTGGTCCGGGATCAGGAGCACGCGAAGGCGGCGCTGGCCCACCGGGTGGCGCACGACGATCTGACCGGCCTGGTCAACCGTCAGGAGCTGCATGCCCGGCTCACCGCGGCGCTCGGGCGCGGCGACGGGCCGGTGGTCCATTTCCTGGACCTCAACGGCTTCAAGGCGATCAACGATCGGTACGGCCACTCCGCAGGCGATTTCGTGCTGACCGAGGTCGCCCAGCGGCTGAACCGGCAGGCGCACCCCAACGACATCGTCGCCCGGCTAGGTGGCGACGAGTTCGTCGTCGTCACCGAGGACACCGCCGACGCCGGTAAGGTGTCCGAGCGGATCCGGGACGCGGTACGGGCCGAGATCGTTTTCCACGGCCACCGGCTCGAGGTGGACGCCAGCATCGGCGTGGCCTCGGCGGCCGACCTGAACCATCCCAACTCGGACCTGCTGCTGGCCACGGCGGACGAGGCGATGTACCGCGTGAAGCGCCATCGCCGGAATTCCACCGCCGAAGCGAGAGGCCACGACAGTGCGCCGGTGCGCCTGACGGTGTAG